One window of Flavobacteriales bacterium genomic DNA carries:
- the trxA gene encoding thioredoxin, translated as MALELTDSNFEELALKSDKPVMVDFWAEWCGPCRMVGPVVEELSKEYEGKAVIGKVNVDNNPGVATKYGIRSIPTILFLKNGEVVDRSVGAVPKAQLASKLEGQLTPVA; from the coding sequence ATGGCACTTGAACTGACCGACAGCAATTTTGAGGAACTCGCGCTGAAGAGCGACAAGCCGGTGATGGTGGACTTCTGGGCGGAATGGTGCGGCCCTTGCCGTATGGTCGGCCCCGTGGTTGAAGAACTCTCCAAGGAATACGAAGGCAAGGCCGTGATCGGCAAGGTCAACGTGGACAACAACCCCGGCGTCGCCACCAAGTACGGCATCCGCAGCATCCCCACCATCCTCTTCCTGAAGAACGGCGAAGTGGTGGACCGCAGCGTAGGCGCGGTGCCCAAGGCACAATTAGCCAGCAAGCTGGAAGGGCAATTGACGCCTGTCGCCTAA
- a CDS encoding ABC transporter ATP-binding protein, translating to MSGTKGKAFDVGLFRRVMQFVRPYRRLFWITFALTIFLSLVAVVRPVLMAKMVDNYAVKGDLNGLYMMMAIVVGLLVVEGIVQFYQGYWTSWLGQTITFDLRQQLFTKIVGFRMRYFDRTPIGTLVTRVISDIGTIESIFSQGLLSIMGDLLKLTVVVVVMFVYNWELALWSMVPIPLLLWATNIFKNAIQKSFQDVRTQVARLNAFVQEHIQGMAIVQLFGRERQEYRKFTAINKEHRGAHIRSVFAYSLFFPIVEILSAVSLAFLIWWGVGDVLKGVATFGELIAYIQFINMLYRPIRQLADRFNVLQMGMVGSERVFAVLDTEATMDESGTLSTAEVQGNIAFVDLWFAYIDEEYVLKNISFTAKAGQMIALVGATGSGKSSIVNVLSRAYEYQKGKVLLDGVNIRDYRLGELRKSVSVVLQDVFLFSDTVHNNITLHDDKISREEVIAAAKAVGAHDFIMQLPLGYDTDVRERGAILSVGQRQLLAFMRAFVNQPKVLVLDEATSSVDSMSEQLIQQATEKITQGRTSIVIAHRLSTIQKADRILVIGEGRIIEQGSHQELLAMNGAYRKLYDLQFA from the coding sequence ATGAGCGGCACCAAGGGCAAGGCGTTCGATGTGGGGCTGTTCCGCCGGGTGATGCAGTTCGTACGGCCCTACCGCAGGCTGTTCTGGATCACGTTCGCGCTCACCATTTTCCTTTCGCTGGTAGCGGTGGTGCGCCCCGTGCTGATGGCCAAGATGGTGGACAACTACGCCGTCAAGGGTGACCTGAACGGCCTCTACATGATGATGGCGATCGTGGTGGGCCTGCTGGTCGTGGAAGGTATCGTCCAGTTCTACCAAGGCTATTGGACGAGCTGGCTGGGGCAGACCATCACCTTCGACCTGCGTCAGCAGCTCTTCACCAAGATCGTGGGCTTCCGCATGCGCTACTTCGACCGAACGCCCATCGGTACGCTCGTCACGCGCGTGATCAGCGACATCGGGACCATCGAGAGCATTTTCTCACAAGGCCTGCTCTCGATCATGGGCGACCTCCTGAAGCTGACCGTGGTGGTGGTCGTGATGTTCGTTTACAACTGGGAACTCGCGCTGTGGAGCATGGTGCCGATCCCGTTGCTGCTGTGGGCCACCAATATCTTCAAGAACGCCATCCAGAAGAGTTTCCAGGACGTGCGGACGCAAGTGGCGCGGCTCAACGCCTTCGTGCAGGAGCACATCCAAGGCATGGCCATCGTTCAGCTTTTCGGGCGCGAAAGGCAGGAGTACCGCAAGTTCACGGCCATCAACAAGGAACATCGGGGCGCGCATATCCGGTCCGTGTTCGCCTACTCGCTCTTCTTTCCGATCGTGGAAATCCTCAGTGCCGTTTCGCTGGCCTTCCTCATCTGGTGGGGCGTGGGCGACGTGCTGAAAGGCGTGGCCACCTTCGGGGAACTGATCGCCTACATCCAGTTCATCAACATGCTTTACCGCCCGATCCGCCAATTGGCCGACCGCTTCAACGTGTTGCAGATGGGCATGGTGGGCAGTGAGCGTGTTTTCGCCGTGCTGGATACCGAGGCCACCATGGACGAGAGTGGCACCCTGAGCACGGCCGAGGTCCAAGGCAACATCGCTTTCGTGGATCTCTGGTTCGCCTATATCGACGAGGAATACGTGCTGAAGAACATCTCCTTCACCGCGAAAGCCGGGCAGATGATCGCCTTGGTGGGCGCCACCGGAAGCGGCAAGAGCAGCATCGTGAACGTGCTGAGCCGCGCCTATGAATACCAGAAGGGCAAAGTGCTGCTGGACGGCGTGAACATCCGTGATTATCGCCTTGGGGAGCTGCGCAAGAGCGTCTCCGTGGTCCTACAGGATGTGTTCCTGTTCAGCGACACGGTACACAACAACATCACGCTGCACGACGACAAGATCTCGCGTGAGGAGGTGATCGCAGCCGCGAAGGCCGTGGGTGCGCACGACTTCATCATGCAATTGCCGCTGGGATATGATACCGATGTGCGGGAACGCGGCGCCATCCTCAGCGTGGGCCAACGCCAACTGCTCGCTTTTATGCGCGCCTTTGTGAACCAGCCCAAAGTGCTCGTGCTCGACGAGGCCACCAGCAGCGTGGACAGCATGAGCGAGCAGTTGATCCAACAGGCCACGGAGAAGATCACGCAAGGCAGGACCAGCATCGTGATCGCACACCGGTTAAGCACGATCCAGAAAGCGGACCGCATCCTCGTGATCGGTGAAGGCCGCATCATCGAGCAGGGCTCGCACCAGGAGCTGTTGGCTATGAACGGGGCGTACAGGAAGTTGTACGATCTACAGTTCGCGTGA
- the truA gene encoding tRNA pseudouridine(38-40) synthase TruA gives MPRYFMELAYDGTPYRGWQRQLAGTTTVQEEVERALRMRLRRPKVTALGCGRTDTGVHASSYFIHFDAPEPIENTDGFYNSINGMLPPSIAAKRLIPVADDAHARFSAREREYTYLIHRRKDPFLHDKSCLLSVELDVAAMDAACQVLIGTQDFSCFQRTGSDNGTSICDVRQANWVATEVGYRFTITADRYLRNMVRAIVGTCIRIGKGHWPVEYMAEVLASHDRGKAGKSAPACGLYLSRIEYPFIQQREA, from the coding sequence ATGCCACGCTATTTCATGGAACTCGCCTATGACGGCACGCCCTACCGGGGCTGGCAGCGGCAACTGGCGGGCACGACCACCGTGCAGGAGGAAGTTGAAAGGGCGCTCCGCATGCGGCTGAGAAGGCCGAAGGTGACGGCCTTGGGCTGCGGCCGCACCGACACCGGTGTCCATGCCTCTTCCTACTTCATCCATTTCGATGCTCCGGAGCCGATCGAGAACACGGACGGATTCTACAACAGCATAAACGGTATGCTGCCGCCGAGCATCGCCGCCAAACGCCTGATCCCGGTCGCGGATGATGCCCACGCCCGTTTCAGCGCGCGGGAACGCGAGTACACCTACCTGATCCACCGGCGAAAGGATCCGTTCCTCCACGACAAGTCCTGTCTGCTCAGCGTGGAACTGGATGTCGCTGCCATGGATGCTGCCTGCCAAGTGTTGATCGGTACGCAGGATTTCAGCTGCTTCCAGCGCACCGGCAGCGACAACGGCACGTCCATTTGCGATGTGCGCCAAGCGAACTGGGTGGCCACGGAGGTCGGTTATCGCTTCACCATCACCGCGGACCGGTACCTGAGGAACATGGTGCGCGCGATCGTGGGCACCTGCATCCGCATCGGGAAGGGCCATTGGCCGGTGGAGTACATGGCCGAAGTGCTCGCCTCGCATGATCGCGGAAAGGCAGGCAAGAGCGCGCCGGCCTGCGGGCTCTACTTATCGCGCATCGAATATCCCTTCATCCAGCAACGAGAAGCATGA